In the genome of Paenarthrobacter ilicis, the window CAGCACCTGGCAACAGCAGTTGCGGATCGTCATAGGCCTTGCCAGAGCCCGGCAAAGCCACCCAGACATCAACGCGGGCGCCGGCCACCGCCTGCGGCGGGAGATCCTCTTCCAAAGCGATGGCCACCGGCTTACGATTCAGCGCGTCAGCTTTGCCGATACTTTCCTGAGGCACCAACTGGTTCTTGCCCACCCGCTGAACAGCAACTCCTCCGTCAACAAAGCCTTGCTCCACGGTAAAGTAGCCTGCCTCGATGCCATCGAGCCGGACTTCGACCACGATCAGATCCTCCGGAGTGACGGGCTGCCCCACTGAGATCTCTTCGCGGGCGGCAAAGACCTGAATGGTCTTGTCGGCAGAGCCCACCAACACCACCACCCCGGCGATCGACGCAAGCACCAAAAGAACGCCGATCAGCAACCGAGGGTCTTTCCATGACGGCTTCTTCAAACGTTGTGCAACGGCCGGACTCGAACTCATGCTGGTGCTCCCCAATAAGCGCTGCGGCAAGCCGTGCGACATGCCACCCCATTCTTACCGGCGGCCTGCTCCCATCCCAAAGCCAACGGCTGCAAAATGGCGCCAATTGTGGATAACTACCCCAAAAGGCACCAGCGGTGGCAAACTGGACACATGCCCCGCTTCCTGACTCTCGCAGACGTTGCCGAACAGCTCCAGATAAATTCTCCCCAGGCCTATGCACTGGTGAGAAGCGGCGAACTGAAAGCGATCCAGGTTGGCGGCAGGGGTCAGTGGCGCATTGAAGAAGCAATGCTGGAGCAATACATCCAAGACCGCTATGCCGAAGCCAGCCGAATGATCGAAGCGGCCAAAGCCAAAAGCGCCTAGTGCTGAAGGCTTCCGCCGCCAGTGGACCGGAAGGCCACGATGGCAGCCACAGGAATGGTCATCACCGACGACACATTCCCGGACCGCCGCGCTTCTCCGCGCGGAACCACAGCAAAGTCAATGTAATCTTGGCCCACCCGGTCCATCACGCCGTGAAGCCTGTGGGCGTCTCCACTCCCGGCCGCAAGGAAGACCTCAAGGGCTGACCTGTCACGGGCCAGGGCGCGGAGTACGGAAGCTATTCCCAGGGTTCGCCTGACCTGCGACGATTCCTTAAGCACCGACCTTCCCAGGCCTTGGCAGCTGACCACCGAGCGCTGCGGAATCAGCCACTGCCGGGAGTCATCAGAGACAACGAACCAGTCGCTTCCAACACTGTCCATTCGACCACGGACCAGCTCGCCGTTGGAAAGCAGGATTGTCACGCGGCCTCCGACGGCGCCCCTGAGACGGTCGCTAAGTTCTATGCCGCCAAATTCGATTCTCGCCCGTTCGGTAACCTCGGATTCCCGCAACAAGGCAAGTTCCGCTGAGTACTGTGCCTGCAGGTCGTC includes:
- a CDS encoding helix-turn-helix domain-containing protein → MPRFLTLADVAEQLQINSPQAYALVRSGELKAIQVGGRGQWRIEEAMLEQYIQDRYAEASRMIEAAKAKSA
- a CDS encoding SAF domain-containing protein; its protein translation is MSSSPAVAQRLKKPSWKDPRLLIGVLLVLASIAGVVVLVGSADKTIQVFAAREEISVGQPVTPEDLIVVEVRLDGIEAGYFTVEQGFVDGGVAVQRVGKNQLVPQESIGKADALNRKPVAIALEEDLPPQAVAGARVDVWVALPGSGKAYDDPQLLLPGAEIAQVTSGATTLGASRDKVILVLVTDQQMPGLLGALANEAKVSVVWNPAGGVL